The nucleotide sequence NNNNNNNNNNNNNNNNNNNNNNNNNNNNNNNNNNNNNNNNNNNNNNNNNNNNNNNNNNNNNNNNNNNNNNNNNNNNNNNNNNNNNNNNNNNNNNNNNNNNNNNNNNNNNNNNNNNNNNNNNNNNNNNNNNNNNNNNNNNNNNNNNNNNNNNNNNNNNNNNNNNNNNNNNNNNNNNNNNNNNNNNNNNNNNNNNNNNNNNNNNNNNNNNNNNNNNNNNNNNNNNNNNNNNNNNNNNNNNNNNNNNNNNNNNNNNNNNNNNNNNNNNNNNNNNNNNNNNNNNNNNNNNNNNNNNNNNNNNNNNNNNNNNNNNNNNNNNNNNNNNNNNNNNNNNNNNNNNNNNNNNNNNNNNNNNNNNNNNNNNNNNNNNNNNNNNNNNNNNNNNNNNNNNNNNNNNNNNNNNNNNNNNNNNNNNNNNNNNNNNNNNNNNNNNNNNNNNNNNNNNNNNNNNNNNNNNNNNNNNNNNNNNNNNNNNNNNNNNNNNNNNNNNNNNNNNNNNNNNNNNNNNNNNNNNNNNNNNNNNNNNNNNNNNNNNNNNNNNNNNNNNNNNNNNNNNNNNNNNNNNNNNNNNNNNNNNNNNNNNNNNNNNNNNNNNNNNNNNNNNNNNNNNNNNNNNNNNNNNNNNNNNNNNNNNNNNNNNNNNNNNNNNNNNNNNNNNNNNNNNNNNNNNNNNNNNNNNNNNNNNNNNNNNNNNNNNNNNNNNNNNNNNNNNNNNNNNNNNNNNNNNNNNNNNNNNNNNNNNNNNNNNNNNNNNNNNNNNNNNNNNNNNNNNNNNNNNNNNNNNNNNNNNNNNNNNNNNNNNNNNNNNNNNNNNNNNNNNNNNNNNNNNNNNNNNNNNNNNNNNNNNNNNNNNNNNNNNNNNNNNNNNNNNNNNNNNNNNNNNNNNNNNNNNNNNNNNNNNNNNNNNNNNNNNNNNNNNNNNNNNNNNNNNNNNcacacacacatcctaacaaactttcgcatttataatacaggGTTATAAAGGATAAAACAAAGGCATTGTAACAAACTGCTTTTATTGTTAATGCTAGTAATATCATACAGAAAATGTTGTTACGTTATCTTCAACGAAAATCTCTTCATCGCCCTCAATTCATTTCAGTCTGAAAAGGtggataattattatctatatgtatTAGTGTATTTACACTTTGATGAGAATGTATTTTGCTATAACTGCCTTATATACTATTACTTAGTTATAGACGCCTATGTGTAAGATTGTATTTAAGCTCACGttgataattatgttattttaaatacataatttacttTTCGTTGAGGTTTCTATAGACTTACTCAATCGAACGCTATTTTTTGTACGAAATGTAATTACACCGTAATACTACTTTGATGTTCggataatgataaatttaatactgaTTGACTTGAGTCATAGAAGTATAATCGTGGTCCACGAGCCAAGCGCAAATTACGTCAAATATTTCTTTCGGACTGACACAATATTTAAGATGTAGTATAGAGACCGGGAGTTAATGAGTTGGTGAGGTGGAACAGTGGTGATTTTGGAAGTtcgtaaattgtttttttaagttctCCAGCCAGCTGGATTTTTAATCCCTTCAAGAGATTGGGGTAGCAATAATctgaaaaatattcacatagAAGGAAATCACAAGTATATTTAGGATTTGGAACGTCACCACTGCTCATTCCACCACCAGAGGTGCAGCTAACTCTTAACAAGCTTTAAGATGCTCTTCTCTTAAACATTGTGTATACTGCCCGGAAGACATTGGTGATGAAATCTCTTGCAGGACCATTAATTTTACTAGGTATGTCTTTAAGCGTTAAATCATGTCATTCTAAGACAGCAACGCATATTGTCATCTTATACGCTTGGGTGTGTCGCCCAGTCGCGGTAATCACTACCTAGACGGTGGGCGTATAAGCCATGGTTAAGCCGTACCTACCGTCGAAAGTGGATGGCGGTCACCGTTAGATTTAAATGGGTATGACTTAAGCGAGTCCTACATACCTCATGCAGTAAAACTGCGTAAAAGCATTTCACAACTTAACAAAAAAGACtaggttatttatttctatgatttttttacctaGGTTGATAGGTAGGGGCACTACAAGTGGGTAATTACTATAAGAATTTGTGGAAGAAAATCTACTTACAAGGTCTTTTACCCCAAAAAGCATCTTTTCTTCTTCAGGAGTATAGTCAGCAAATTCGTTGATGTCGAACGTTGCAGTTTGTCCTGGTTCGCTGTTAGCATCGTTTATCACTTGGAGGCTCttcaaaaatgctttataatgttCTGCCCGATCTgcatcatttttatatactctgTGGTGttcctcaataaatttttCGAAAAGTTCTGGAGCGTCGTTCAAATCATAATGTGGTTTATCGTTTGGTGCTGCAGATACCATAGCTGCAGCGACGATCAGAACTATACAGATTATACGGACCATGGCAACTGTTctttacaaaagaaaaatactcGAATGTACCGATTAGTGTTATCagtcttatttataaacgtgttgtgcaattaaaatatcagaaagcgtataacaataacttataatttatattttcttgaacTAATACTATTAAAAGTATGCTAATCGACTACAGTATTAAGACAAAGTGAAACGTAATaaccataaaattaataatgatttattactCAGTGgacataaattgattttaaacgaCAACAAACACATTGCTCATTATGACGTATCTACTTTGAACCTATTGTGGTTACCTTACGCTTCTTTCAAGTGCAAACTTTAAACGGtaataagaaaacaaacaaaataaatcatgtgCTGATGTTACAAACAGCTGTTGTGCtctataatgtatgtatatttcttggagatattatttaaaaaacaaaactcgaTCTAGGagagaagaaaatattaatacttgtaagaaaattaagtaatcaagttcaaacatattaaattgtgGTGAAATAATAACCCAGGTTTTCGGTTAAAAGGAATACATTCCACTTAATGAACTTTACATTTTAACCAGACTCACTCCGGTTCTGAAACTATATGTGTACCCATGTGTCGATTGTTACATACGAGTatagaaatagataataatatatccatTATTTAACACTtggattgtaaataataagggGAAATTCCGTTCTGTCCAGTATACACAGTACACCATAAATTCTCACTTACATAATTGcttcaaaacattaattaattttttaaattttcttctagatttgttatattaaatttacgtcATAAAGTGTCAGATAGGCTATCAGGGACATAGGGGTATTAAAGTGCATATTTCATGTAAATGTCCTTATGTGGGAGTCAAGCACGCTACGGCACGCTACCAGCTCGCACAGGggtagtaccacacccccacagaaaaccggatTGAAATAGTATGATACTTTGCTTCATACGGTGAGACGGGCAGCCGGAGGCCTGTATCATTTTCTTCACCCCTCTCCGggaatcctttcctcatcctttccccttaaaagcggacaacgcattcgcagaggcactatctATGCGCATGTTCATGTTATTAGAATTGAGGGTCCCTGTAATTTAaagtccgttaaaaagttaacaattatattgttCGGTCTGTTTGCGAGAAAAGGTCAGTTCTTTCTGTTGATATTATCAAACAGTATATTTCCTCTAGACCCGggggaaaaaaaataaata is from Zerene cesonia ecotype Mississippi chromosome 15, Zerene_cesonia_1.1, whole genome shotgun sequence and encodes:
- the LOC119832616 gene encoding fruit bromelain-like; this translates as MVRIICIVLIVAAAMVSAAPNDKPHYDLNDAPELFEKFIEEHHRVYKNDADRAEHYKAFLKSLQVINDANSEPGQTATFDINEFADYTPEEEKMLFGVKDLTEMN